The proteins below are encoded in one region of Pan paniscus chromosome 4, NHGRI_mPanPan1-v2.0_pri, whole genome shotgun sequence:
- the TMED9 gene encoding transmembrane emp24 domain-containing protein 9 yields MAVELGVLVVRPRPGTGLGRVMRTLLLLLWLATRGSALYFHIGETEKKCFIEEIPDETMVIGNYRTQLYDKQREEYQPATPGLGMFVEVKDPEDKVILARQYGSEGRFTFTSHTPGEHQICLHSNSTKFSLFAGGMLRVHLDIQVGEHANDYAEIAAKDKLSELQLRVRQLVEQVEQIQKEQNYQRWREERFRQTSESTNQRVLWWSILQTLILVAIGVWQMRHLKSFFEAKKLV; encoded by the exons atggctgtGGAGCTGGGCGTGCTGGTCGTCCGGCCCCGGCCCGGAACCGGGCTGGGTAGAGTGATGCGgaccctcctgctgctgctgtggcTGGCGACGCGCGGAAGCGCGCTCTACTTTCACATCGGAGAGACGGAGAAGAAGTGCTTTATTGAGGAGATCCCGGACGAGACCATGGTCATAG GAAACTACCGGACGCAGCTGTATGACAAGCAGCGGGAGGAGTACCAGCCGGCCACCCCGGGGCTTGGCATGTTTGTGGAGGTGAAGGACCCAGAGGACAAG GTCATCCTGGCCCGGCAGTATGGCTCCGAGGGCAGGTTCACTTTCACTTCCCATACCCCTGGCGAGCACCAGATCTGTCTTCACTCCAATTCCACCAAGTTCTCCCTCTTTGCTGGAGGCATGCTG AGAGTTCACCTGGACATCCAGGTAGGTGAACATGCCAACGACTATGCAGAAATTGCTGCTAAAGACAAGTTGAGTGAGTTGCAGCTACGAGTGCGACAGCTGGTGGAACAAGTGGAGCAGATCCAGAAAGAGCAGAACTACCAGCGG TGGCGAGAGGAGCGCTTCCGGCAGACCAGTGAGAGCACCAACCAGCGGGTGCTGTGGTGGTCCATTCTGCAGACCCTCATCCTCGTGGCCATCGGTGTCTGGCAGATGCGGCACCTCAAGAGCTTCTTTGAAGCCAAGAAGCTTGTGTAG